TTTCCAGAATATCTTTTTTTAAAACAGAACATACATTTTCCAAAGGAGATGTCTTTTGCATTGCAAGATTTAATACTAAATGGAAATGTTGATTTAGCTATAACTAATGAAAGAAAAATCCAAGAAAGTATGATTAACTTAGATAATGATCCAGATATTGAATTCAAAAAGTTTTTAACACAACATTCATTCCCATTTTCTTTAAAAATGCAAGATTTTCAAATTCATGAAAAAACTATAAATAATATAAATAGAATAATTGAAAAAGATATTTCTTCTTTAAAAACATTTAATACTTCTACTAATGATACTATATCACGAATTGTTACATATATTGCTATGCAAAAACCTGGTGGAACTTCAAATGTTAAATTAGCTCAAATGTTAGGTGTTTCTCCAAATACAATTAATAATATCTTAAATGTTTTAGAAAAAACACAATTATTATTTCCCATAACTGCTTATAGTACTGGAAGTAAAATTATTAAAAAACCATGGGAGTATTTCTTTTTAGCTCCATCCATTAAAGCATCAATTAATTTTGAAATTGGAAGATATAATTTAAATAATAAAAAATGTTTAGCCACATTAGCTGAAACTTTAGTTGCATCATCATTATATAAACTAAAATTGTTACGTCATAATTTTATAGGTTTATTTTATGATCCTAAAAAGTCAGGTGTTGATTTTTTAGTAAGAAATATTGATAAAATAATTCCAATTGAAGTGGGTGTAGGTAAAAAAACTAAAAGTCAATTAACAAAAGCAATTAATAATTATAATTCTGATTATGGTATTTTAATATCTAATAGAACATTTAGCATAAAAAAGGAAAATAATATTATTTATATTCCATTAAGAACCTTTTCTTACATATGAAACTACATAAATGAAAATGTAGAAATGGGAATACTTATTATATTATCTTCTTTTTGAATTCTGCTGCTTCTATTTGAAACTATAATTCCATAATCTGAGTTGTATCTTGAAATAGCTTTTTTAACTTGTTTTGTATTTTTAGCACCAATTCCAACTTCTATAGGAATTATATCTCCCATTATAGTATTTAACAGAAAATCTACTCCACCTTTTTCAGGGTCATAAAATATTCCAAAATCTCTGTTTTGCTGCAGTTTAAATAAACTAGCTGCAACAAGATTTTCAGAAAGGTTTGCAATGTATTCTTTTGGATTTTGTGTAGCTAATCCATTTTTTATATAGATACTTGCTTTTATTTGACTAGTTAAGAAGTAATATTCCCAGGATTTTCGCTGTCTTTTAACACAAGATCCATAAGGTTCAACATGAAATAATAAATGTGTTTTTTCCAATGCCTGAAATATTGATTGTATGGAAGTTTTTGAAATATTTAATATATTGGATAGTTTATTGGATGATAACTCTGAAGGTTTTGACATTGCTATAATATTTATTAATTTGTATGTAGCTAAACGTATTGGAGTTGTAAAAGAAGTTATTATATCAAGGTCTTTTTCAATTATTCTGTCTTTCATATCCAAAGTCAATTGCACAATTGATTCTTCTGTTCTATTTAAAGTAAATGGAAAACATCCATATTGAATATAATATTCCCATTCTTTTAAGTAATTCTGGTTTAAATTTATTAGATTTTGATTATACATCCTATTTTCGATTTTTTGAGATTCTTTGACTTTTCCTGTGAAAATCATGTCTCTAAAAGTTTCACTTAACATGTCCGGATAATTAATATCATATTTTAAATAAAGATATTCTGCAAAATTTAATGGATAAATTTCTTTTTTAAGAGATCTTCTAGCTGAATCATTGTTATACTCTAAATTCAATGCATCTGATCCTGTAAAAATCATAAAAACATTTTTATCTTCATCAAATATTATTTTACCTAAAGATGCCCAATTTTTTGAATATTGTGATTCATCTACAAATATGAATACCTGATTTTTTACAGTTGGATATGCTTCATTTACATCTTTTAGGAAAACATCAATGTATTCTTTAATATTAAAGTTAGGAACATCTTTTAGGTTTTCTAAATTAAGATATAATATTCTGTTTTTTGGAATTTGTTTTTCATTAAGCAGATAACTGAATAATTGGTATATGATTGTTGTTTTCCCAACACCTCTTAATCCGGGCATTATAAAAAATCGGTCATCACTTTCTTTTTCTAAAAATGTGTCAATATGTTCTTTAAGTTGGTAATATTCTTTTTTTTTGTTAAATTTTTTATCATTATAGTTTAAATTATTTTCAACTATTTTAGGATTTGTCTTAAGTAAATTTGTAATATATGATTGTGTTTCAATTTCCATTTTTATCAGCTTTTTCAAGTAGTTGGTTATTTTTTTGACCGACCTTTTATATATAGTTGGTTATTTTTTTGACCGACCCTTTATATACTGTTGGTTAAATTTTTTACCAACTATATAAAAGAATCAAATTAATATACATATTTATAACTAATTAGTTACTTTTTAGATACATTTATATACTAGAATAATACAATATAACTATGTAATAACATAAGTTGTTATAAAAATATTAAAAAATTGATTTAAATGACATTGCTATTAGGTAAAAAACAAGAATGTGGAAATATAACTATAGTTCCTATTTTAAATGATTCACCTTTGAAATTAGATATTTTAGATTTAACAACAGGATTTAAAATGGGTCTTGTTGAAGTATCTGAGTGTGAACAAAGTACAGTTGGAACAATTATGGTTAAAAATAATGCTACCTCTCCATTACTTTTAGTAGATGGGGAAGAAGTAGCTGGAGCAAAACAGAACAGAATTATTGGACAAAGTATGTTAATTCCTCCGAATACCAGCATACCAATTCCAGTTAATTGCTCTGAACAGGGAAGGTGGAATTACAAATCTGAATTTAAACATTCAAATTATATGGCAAATTCAGAAACTCGATGCAGAAAAGCAGAATATAATATGGACAATTCAATAAGAGCTTCACAAGGTGCAGTATGGGATTCTATTGAAGACCTTCAAGTAAAAAGAAACAGTTTTTCCAAAACCTCTGCTTTAAGGGATAATTATGAAAAAATAGAAAAAACAAATGATGATTATTTGAAACACTTCGGGATTTATGAAAATCAGGTTGGTGTAATAGCAAGGTTAGAAAATAAAGTAGGTTTGGATGTATTTGCTAATCATAGTTTATATGAACAGTACAGTGATATGATTCTTAAAAGTTATATTATTGATGATGTTGGAAATAATTCACTTATAAAAGATGACTTTGACTTTGAGGCTGTTTTAGACAATATAAATGAAAAATATTTTAATAAAAGAAATACTGTTGGTTTAGGTCAGTCTTATTTCATCAAAACAAATAACGGATCAGGAACCTCATTAATCTATGAAAATGAGTTGATACATGCTAATTTCTTTTATAATAACAGATTAAGAAACCTAAAACTGTAAATATATTGTATTGGCTCTCAAATTAAAAATATCACCTTTTACACGATAAAAACACTGGAAATTAAACATCACACCCCGCATAATATCTCCTAATTTAAAAAGGGACAAACACGTATTAAAAAACCATCATTTTTACTTTTTTTTAAATACTAATTAAACACATTTATATAGTATAAACTCACAATATATACACATGATATTATAAAGAGGTACTAAAAATGATTGAAAACAATATCTGTTTACTGACAGACAGTTACAAAGTTACCCATCATGCATTTTACCCGAAAAATACTGAAAAACTGTATTC
This genomic stretch from Methanobrevibacter smithii ATCC 35061 harbors:
- a CDS encoding ATP-binding protein; amino-acid sequence: MEIETQSYITNLLKTNPKIVENNLNYNDKKFNKKKEYYQLKEHIDTFLEKESDDRFFIMPGLRGVGKTTIIYQLFSYLLNEKQIPKNRILYLNLENLKDVPNFNIKEYIDVFLKDVNEAYPTVKNQVFIFVDESQYSKNWASLGKIIFDEDKNVFMIFTGSDALNLEYNNDSARRSLKKEIYPLNFAEYLYLKYDINYPDMLSETFRDMIFTGKVKESQKIENRMYNQNLINLNQNYLKEWEYYIQYGCFPFTLNRTEESIVQLTLDMKDRIIEKDLDIITSFTTPIRLATYKLINIIAMSKPSELSSNKLSNILNISKTSIQSIFQALEKTHLLFHVEPYGSCVKRQRKSWEYYFLTSQIKASIYIKNGLATQNPKEYIANLSENLVAASLFKLQQNRDFGIFYDPEKGGVDFLLNTIMGDIIPIEVGIGAKNTKQVKKAISRYNSDYGIIVSNRSSRIQKEDNIISIPISTFSFM
- a CDS encoding ATP-binding protein — its product is MKLEEELMQYILAKQRLMPKIISSKLSSNNKKLNHRTDYFRIKEYIDNFLNGNNQNRFIVMPGLRGVGKTTILLQLYEYLIKNDVPNSDILYFDVSELKSFYNVNILDVITNFIENIHQTTMVELNKPIFLLIDEVHFDKNWTLTGKIVYDNNNNIFMIFTGSSAIELQIHADAIRRMEKEPIFPCTFPEYLFLKQNIHFPKEMSFALQDLILNGNVDLAITNERKIQESMINLDNDPDIEFKKFLTQHSFPFSLKMQDFQIHEKTINNINRIIEKDISSLKTFNTSTNDTISRIVTYIAMQKPGGTSNVKLAQMLGVSPNTINNILNVLEKTQLLFPITAYSTGSKIIKKPWEYFFLAPSIKASINFEIGRYNLNNKKCLATLAETLVASSLYKLKLLRHNFIGLFYDPKKSGVDFLVRNIDKIIPIEVGVGKKTKSQLTKAINNYNSDYGILISNRTFSIKKENNIIYIPLRTFSYI
- a CDS encoding ARPP-1 family domain-containing protein — its product is MTLLLGKKQECGNITIVPILNDSPLKLDILDLTTGFKMGLVEVSECEQSTVGTIMVKNNATSPLLLVDGEEVAGAKQNRIIGQSMLIPPNTSIPIPVNCSEQGRWNYKSEFKHSNYMANSETRCRKAEYNMDNSIRASQGAVWDSIEDLQVKRNSFSKTSALRDNYEKIEKTNDDYLKHFGIYENQVGVIARLENKVGLDVFANHSLYEQYSDMILKSYIIDDVGNNSLIKDDFDFEAVLDNINEKYFNKRNTVGLGQSYFIKTNNGSGTSLIYENELIHANFFYNNRLRNLKL